The Terriglobia bacterium genome includes a region encoding these proteins:
- the rplC gene encoding 50S ribosomal protein L3: MVGGILGKKVGMTQLFDNKGEVHPVTVLQAGPCVITSLKSATRDGYDAVQIGLVEFVKESRLTKAAKGHLDKNNLPPVKFLREVPIALDEASKDGAKIGDKVLVDVFDGEKFVDIAGTSKGRGFAGVVKRHKFGGGPKSHGHMFQVQGSIGASSFPSRVFPGQRMSGHMGAERVTVRNLRVLGIDKDENLLVVEGAVPGPRNGYVVITKAKKPPRERRGFTGEAGMVNPLKASKRSAKGK, encoded by the coding sequence ATGGTTGGCGGAATTTTAGGCAAGAAAGTCGGAATGACCCAGCTGTTCGACAACAAGGGTGAGGTTCACCCGGTGACTGTCCTGCAGGCTGGCCCGTGCGTCATCACCTCGCTGAAGTCGGCGACGCGTGACGGTTACGACGCCGTGCAGATTGGGCTGGTGGAGTTCGTGAAGGAATCGCGGCTGACCAAGGCCGCGAAGGGCCACCTCGACAAGAACAATCTGCCCCCGGTGAAGTTCCTGCGCGAAGTCCCGATCGCGCTCGATGAAGCGAGCAAGGACGGCGCGAAGATAGGCGACAAGGTTCTAGTCGATGTGTTCGACGGCGAGAAGTTTGTCGATATCGCGGGCACCAGCAAGGGCCGCGGGTTCGCCGGCGTCGTTAAGCGTCACAAGTTTGGTGGCGGACCGAAGTCGCACGGCCACATGTTCCAGGTGCAGGGTTCGATCGGCGCATCGTCGTTCCCCTCGCGCGTGTTCCCCGGGCAGCGCATGTCCGGCCACATGGGCGCGGAGAGGGTGACGGTTCGCAACCTGCGCGTTCTCGGAATCGATAAGGACGAGAACCTGCTGGTCGTGGAAGGCGCAGTACCGGGTCCGCGGAATGGCTACGTCGTGATCACCAAGGCGAAGAAACCGCCGAGGGAGCGTCGCGGATTCACCGGTGAGGCCGGGATGGTCAACCCGTTGAAGGCTTCGAAGCGTTCCGCGAAGGGCAAGTAA
- the rplD gene encoding 50S ribosomal protein L4, with translation MATIDVLDLAGKKVGSLELADEVFGGINEDLLWEAVKHYRAGQRAGTHATKNRKLVSGSGKKLWRQKGTGRARVGSIRSPLWRHGGTVHGPQPRSYDFTFPKKKLLGALRSALAAKLQDGKLVVVESFELKEAKTKEVRKALDALNVEKTALLVEAGSNENQNLELSSRNIEGVEMLYGPEVHPYHLLRYDRAIFTKSALDKLQSSLKASAPKRKAEVA, from the coding sequence ATGGCAACGATTGACGTTTTGGATCTGGCCGGGAAAAAGGTAGGCAGCCTCGAGTTGGCCGATGAGGTATTCGGCGGCATCAACGAGGACCTGCTCTGGGAAGCGGTGAAGCACTACCGCGCCGGGCAGCGTGCCGGCACGCATGCCACCAAGAACCGCAAGTTGGTCTCCGGTTCGGGCAAGAAGCTGTGGCGGCAGAAGGGTACGGGCCGCGCCCGCGTGGGCTCCATCCGGTCGCCTCTGTGGCGGCACGGCGGAACGGTTCACGGACCGCAGCCGCGTTCGTATGACTTCACCTTCCCGAAGAAGAAGCTGCTGGGCGCGCTGCGTTCGGCGCTCGCCGCGAAGCTGCAGGACGGCAAGCTGGTCGTGGTCGAGTCCTTCGAATTAAAGGAAGCGAAGACGAAGGAAGTCCGCAAGGCGCTGGACGCCCTGAACGTGGAAAAGACGGCGCTGCTGGTGGAAGCCGGAAGCAACGAGAACCAGAACCTGGAACTGAGCTCGCGCAACATCGAGGGCGTCGAGATGCTGTACGGTCCCGAGGTTCATCCCTATCACCTGCTGCGTTACGATCGCGCGATCTTCACCAAGAGCGCG